One genomic segment of Gemmatimonas aurantiaca includes these proteins:
- the pstS gene encoding phosphate ABC transporter substrate-binding protein PstS, whose protein sequence is MMVTAVTAAAIVLGACAGDHAGAGNRNSSGPRNGVTDSGGTGNVMTSTRVDITGAGATFPYPLYARWFNEYAQYANTRINYQSIGSGAGIRQVVARTVDFGATDVPMTDAELAAAGMRILHIPTVVGAVAITYNLPGLTRPLNLSADVIADIFLGKLTRWNDDRLVALNPRVTLPASDILVVHRADGSGTSYIFSDYLTTVSPAWAAGPGRGKEVPWPVGLGGKGNEGVAGQVKQMPGAIGYLEVVYARQNRLPVAHIRNQAGRFVSPMPFEIATAATSVLDRLVSNSRAATDLRVSLVDAPGAQSYPIASFTWMLVAPDAIGAVKSQQLGAFLRWALLENGDIASTLGYVPLPTEAAARVVDQAEALLSPPAAHP, encoded by the coding sequence ATGATGGTCACCGCAGTGACCGCCGCGGCGATCGTGCTCGGTGCGTGCGCCGGCGACCACGCCGGCGCCGGCAATCGCAACAGCTCCGGCCCGCGCAATGGCGTGACCGATTCCGGTGGAACCGGGAACGTGATGACCTCCACCCGCGTGGACATCACGGGGGCCGGTGCCACCTTCCCCTATCCGCTCTACGCGCGCTGGTTCAACGAATACGCGCAGTACGCGAATACCCGCATCAACTATCAGTCGATCGGCTCCGGTGCCGGCATCCGGCAAGTGGTGGCCCGCACGGTGGATTTTGGCGCCACCGATGTGCCCATGACCGACGCGGAACTCGCCGCGGCCGGCATGCGCATTCTGCACATTCCCACGGTCGTCGGCGCCGTCGCCATCACGTACAACCTGCCCGGCCTCACCCGTCCGCTGAATCTCAGCGCCGACGTGATTGCCGACATCTTCCTCGGCAAGCTCACCCGATGGAACGATGACCGGTTGGTCGCGCTCAATCCCCGCGTCACGCTCCCCGCGTCGGACATTCTCGTGGTGCATCGGGCCGACGGCAGCGGCACCTCGTACATCTTCAGCGACTATCTCACGACGGTGAGCCCGGCGTGGGCCGCGGGGCCGGGACGCGGCAAGGAGGTGCCCTGGCCGGTGGGACTGGGCGGCAAGGGCAACGAGGGCGTGGCCGGCCAGGTGAAGCAGATGCCCGGTGCCATCGGGTATCTCGAAGTGGTCTATGCGCGGCAGAACCGTTTGCCGGTGGCCCATATCCGCAACCAGGCCGGACGTTTCGTGTCGCCCATGCCATTCGAGATCGCCACGGCCGCCACCAGTGTGCTCGACCGGCTCGTGTCCAACAGCCGGGCGGCCACGGATCTGCGTGTCTCGCTGGTGGACGCTCCGGGTGCACAATCCTATCCCATCGCATCGTTCACCTGGATGCTGGTCGCGCCCGATGCCATCGGCGCGGTGAAGTCGCAGCAGCTGGGCGCATTCCTGCGCTGGGCCCTGCTCGAGAACGGCGATATCGCCTCGACGTTGGGGTACGTGCCACTGCCCACCGAGGCCGCCGCGCGCGTGGTCGATCAGGCGGAGGCACTCCTCTCACCACCGGCGGCACACCCCTAA
- the pstC gene encoding phosphate ABC transporter permease subunit PstC: protein MPSRTADRIYQATITICAAAIPAVLALLAIVLFAGAWPTLSSAIGPLLTQSTWDVPQHRFGAAPLIVGTLVSSAFALAIAAPLGIGVALLATEIAPRALREPLAFLVNLLAAIPSVVYGLWGIFVLVPLLRRSIMPWSMAHLGWMPGFSGPAYGPSLLAAALILAIMVLPYIASVSRDVILAVPRAQREAALALGATRWEMIRDAVLPAARTGLFGGIILGLGRALGETMAVTMVIGNRHTIPDSLFAPAYTMAAMLANEFAEASDPLHLSALMAVALLLLTVTLLVNLLARLLVARVAREDTATDGLPMPPGVAP from the coding sequence ATGCCCTCCCGCACCGCCGACCGGATCTACCAGGCTACCATCACCATCTGCGCCGCGGCCATTCCGGCGGTTCTGGCGTTGCTTGCCATCGTGCTGTTCGCTGGCGCGTGGCCCACGCTGTCGTCGGCGATAGGACCGTTGCTGACGCAGTCCACATGGGATGTCCCGCAGCACCGTTTCGGCGCGGCGCCGTTGATCGTGGGCACCCTCGTCTCGTCGGCCTTCGCCCTCGCCATCGCGGCCCCGCTGGGCATCGGGGTGGCATTGCTGGCCACCGAAATCGCGCCGCGTGCGCTGCGGGAGCCGCTGGCCTTCCTGGTGAATCTGCTCGCGGCCATTCCCTCGGTGGTGTACGGACTCTGGGGCATCTTCGTGCTGGTGCCGCTGCTGCGCCGCTCCATCATGCCGTGGAGCATGGCACATCTCGGGTGGATGCCGGGTTTTTCCGGACCCGCCTATGGCCCGAGTCTGCTGGCCGCGGCCCTGATTCTGGCCATCATGGTGCTACCGTACATCGCCAGCGTGAGTCGCGATGTGATCCTCGCGGTTCCGCGCGCCCAGCGTGAAGCGGCACTCGCCCTCGGCGCCACGCGGTGGGAGATGATCCGCGATGCCGTATTGCCGGCGGCGCGCACGGGACTGTTCGGCGGCATCATCCTCGGGCTCGGTCGGGCACTCGGAGAAACCATGGCCGTCACCATGGTCATCGGAAACCGGCACACCATTCCCGACTCGCTCTTCGCGCCCGCCTACACCATGGCGGCCATGCTGGCGAATGAATTCGCGGAAGCCTCCGACCCGCTGCATCTGTCGGCGCTCATGGCGGTGGCCCTGCTGCTGCTGACCGTGACGCTGCTGGTCAATCTGCTTGCGCGATTGCTCGTTGCGCGTGTGGCGCGGGAAGACACTGCCACCGACGGGTTACCCATGCCACCGGGCGTTGCCCCATGA
- the pstA gene encoding phosphate ABC transporter permease PstA: protein MTICTWGAGLIALLPLLMIVGHLIVNGIGQITPTFLTAVPAPPGVRGGGVANGIVGSALLVVIALTIAVPIGIGAGLYLAEHRITRFARLVRLLADVLGGLPSIVMGIVAWELIVRPAGHFSAWAGGVALGLLVVPLVTRATEEMVRLVPPSLAEAALALGFSQWRTALSIVLRTAMPGVITAIFVALARVAGETAPLLFTAFGNPFWSVDPTRPIAALPLQIYTYAQSPYEEWRGQAWAGALLLLLLVAGIGLASRGVLHARARLFATMRGTKATDG from the coding sequence ATGACCATCTGCACGTGGGGCGCCGGCCTCATCGCCCTGCTGCCGCTGCTCATGATCGTGGGACATCTGATCGTGAACGGCATCGGGCAGATCACCCCCACATTCCTCACCGCCGTTCCCGCACCACCAGGCGTGCGTGGTGGCGGTGTGGCCAATGGCATCGTCGGCTCCGCGCTGCTGGTGGTCATCGCGCTGACCATCGCCGTCCCGATCGGCATCGGCGCGGGACTCTATCTCGCCGAACATCGCATCACCCGGTTCGCACGCCTCGTGCGTCTGCTGGCCGATGTGCTCGGCGGACTTCCGTCCATCGTGATGGGCATCGTGGCGTGGGAACTCATCGTGCGCCCCGCCGGCCACTTCTCCGCATGGGCGGGTGGTGTGGCTTTGGGTCTGCTGGTCGTACCGCTCGTCACCCGCGCCACCGAGGAGATGGTGCGGCTGGTGCCGCCCTCGCTGGCCGAGGCCGCGCTTGCGCTGGGCTTCAGTCAGTGGCGTACGGCGCTCAGCATCGTGCTGCGCACCGCCATGCCCGGCGTGATCACGGCGATCTTCGTGGCACTGGCCCGTGTGGCCGGTGAGACGGCCCCTCTGCTCTTCACCGCGTTCGGCAATCCCTTCTGGTCGGTCGATCCCACGCGCCCCATCGCTGCACTGCCGTTGCAGATCTACACCTACGCGCAGAGTCCATACGAAGAGTGGCGCGGACAGGCGTGGGCGGGCGCACTCCTGTTGCTGCTGCTCGTGGCCGGCATCGGGCTCGCCTCGCGTGGGGTGCTCCATGCACGCGCGCGCCTGTTCGCCACGATGCGGGGCACCAAGGCGACGGATGGCTGA
- a CDS encoding phosphate ABC transporter ATP-binding protein, which translates to MASSPPTVRLERLSAGFASRNVLYGMALTAEAGRVTALIGPSGCGKSTVLRCINRLHERDTGAWVRGRITLTDSRTDTGTDAHHAADTTAGTDVYADDVDVTALRRRIGMVFQHPTPFVTQSIFDNVAAGVRVNHPSVLKRDLEHAVEDALVRAGLWREVADRLFGNPMILSGGQQQRLCIARALAVRPDVLLLDEPTASLDPIATQRVEELLYDLRGSVTMLLVTHNMQQAARISDTTAVLLDGLIAECAPTRQLFTTPRDSRAEAYVTGRFG; encoded by the coding sequence ATGGCCTCATCGCCGCCGACCGTCCGTCTCGAACGGCTCAGTGCCGGCTTCGCCTCGCGCAATGTGCTGTATGGCATGGCGCTCACCGCGGAAGCGGGGCGTGTCACCGCACTCATCGGCCCCTCGGGCTGCGGAAAGTCCACGGTGCTGCGCTGCATCAACCGGCTGCACGAACGCGATACCGGAGCCTGGGTGCGCGGACGCATCACGCTGACCGATAGCAGGACGGATACCGGGACCGATGCCCACCACGCGGCCGACACCACCGCCGGTACCGATGTCTATGCGGACGACGTGGACGTGACCGCTCTGCGTCGCCGTATCGGCATGGTGTTTCAGCATCCGACCCCTTTTGTCACGCAGTCGATTTTCGACAACGTCGCGGCCGGCGTGCGCGTGAATCATCCATCGGTCCTCAAAAGAGACCTCGAACACGCCGTCGAAGATGCACTCGTGCGGGCCGGTCTCTGGCGGGAGGTGGCCGACCGGTTGTTCGGCAACCCCATGATCCTGTCCGGGGGACAGCAGCAGCGACTCTGCATCGCCCGGGCACTGGCCGTGCGCCCCGATGTTCTGCTCCTGGACGAACCCACCGCCTCGCTCGATCCCATCGCCACACAACGGGTGGAAGAACTGCTCTACGATCTGCGCGGCAGCGTCACGATGCTCCTCGTGACACACAACATGCAGCAGGCCGCACGCATCTCCGACACCACCGCCGTGTTGCTCGACGGGCTCATCGCCGAATGTGCGCCCACGCGTCAGCTCTTCACCACACCACGGGATTCGCGCGCCGAAGCGTACGTGACCGGACGGTTCGGATGA
- the pstB gene encoding phosphate ABC transporter ATP-binding protein PstB, whose protein sequence is MSERTTPSGASRVVSLESTAALTVARFSAWFGATPALHNVELQVPARSVTALIGPSGSGKSTLLRAINRLNDGLPGVRHAGTIRLGDEDLYASHIDTSVLRQRVGMVFQRSNPFPRSIRDNVAYGPQLNRQLRGRALDDVVEHALRRAALWDEVADRLRQDARQLSGGQQQRLCIARALANDPEVLLLDEPTSALDPQGTQRVEELVYELRQELTIVIVTHNLHQAARVADRTALLVDGVLVEEGPSTRLFTRPADSRTEAFITGRFG, encoded by the coding sequence ATGAGTGAACGCACCACGCCCTCCGGGGCTTCCCGCGTGGTGTCGCTCGAAAGCACGGCGGCGCTCACCGTGGCCCGGTTCTCCGCCTGGTTCGGCGCCACACCGGCCCTCCACAACGTGGAGCTGCAGGTGCCCGCCCGCTCGGTGACCGCATTGATCGGACCATCGGGATCCGGAAAGAGCACCCTGCTGCGCGCGATCAATCGTCTCAACGACGGCCTGCCTGGGGTGCGTCACGCCGGCACCATCCGCCTCGGCGATGAGGATCTGTACGCCTCGCACATCGACACCAGCGTGCTGCGCCAGCGGGTGGGCATGGTCTTTCAGCGATCGAATCCCTTTCCCCGCTCCATTCGCGACAACGTCGCCTACGGACCGCAACTCAACCGGCAGTTGCGCGGACGTGCCCTCGACGATGTCGTGGAGCACGCCTTGCGCCGGGCCGCGCTGTGGGACGAGGTGGCCGATCGTCTCCGGCAGGATGCCCGTCAGCTCTCGGGCGGACAGCAGCAACGTCTCTGCATCGCGCGCGCACTGGCCAACGACCCCGAAGTCCTGTTGCTCGACGAACCCACCAGTGCCCTCGACCCGCAGGGCACACAACGGGTCGAGGAACTGGTGTATGAACTGCGGCAGGAACTCACCATCGTGATCGTGACGCACAATCTCCATCAGGCCGCGCGTGTGGCCGACCGCACCGCGCTCCTGGTGGACGGGGTTCTCGTCGAAGAAGGTCCTTCCACCCGTCTTTTCACCCGCCCGGCGGATTCCCGCACCGAGGCGTTCATCACCGGGAGATTCGGCTGA
- the phoU gene encoding phosphate signaling complex protein PhoU, which yields MPQMSPGYRHFHDDLAALTQQLLDMSERAESLVHLAMEAVLERDADKADAVIDADEILDRLEVEAEERAIAMLALQQPMARDLRFLVGAIKVSSDLERVGDHAVNIAEATVRLAALRGPAPALPALPEMARRARAMLSDALDAFIREDGTLGRAVGKADDEVDALHGAIYRRLSADMTADPRLIPVALELLLVSRNLERIADLATNIGENAVYLAEGKQIRHRYDLPHDDHPMPHTPLPPSDPS from the coding sequence ATGCCGCAGATGTCCCCTGGTTACCGCCACTTCCACGACGATCTGGCCGCGCTCACGCAGCAGTTGCTCGACATGTCCGAACGGGCCGAATCGCTCGTGCATCTGGCCATGGAAGCGGTGCTCGAACGTGATGCCGACAAGGCGGACGCCGTCATCGACGCCGACGAGATCCTCGATCGCCTCGAAGTGGAAGCCGAGGAACGGGCCATCGCCATGCTGGCCCTGCAGCAACCCATGGCGCGTGATCTCCGCTTTCTCGTGGGAGCCATCAAGGTGTCCAGCGATCTCGAGCGGGTGGGCGACCATGCCGTGAACATCGCCGAGGCCACCGTGCGCCTGGCCGCCCTGCGCGGGCCGGCGCCGGCTCTTCCCGCACTGCCCGAGATGGCCCGCCGCGCCCGCGCCATGCTGAGTGACGCGCTCGACGCCTTCATCCGGGAAGACGGCACCCTCGGGCGCGCGGTGGGCAAGGCCGACGACGAGGTGGATGCCCTGCACGGGGCGATCTACCGCCGACTCTCCGCGGACATGACCGCCGATCCGCGACTCATTCCCGTGGCTCTCGAGCTGCTGCTCGTGAGCCGCAATCTCGAACGGATCGCCGATCTCGCCACCAACATCGGAGAGAACGCCGTCTATCTTGCGGAGGGCAAGCAGATCCGCCATCGGTACGATCTTCCGCACGACGATCATCCCATGCCACACACGCCGCTTCCGCCATCCGACCCATCATGA
- a CDS encoding Ppx/GppA phosphatase family protein, whose amino-acid sequence MTGAPLSTGDIRIAAIDIGSNSVRQIIADVSPVGQIRVIDEMKAMPRLGEGIEATRRLSPEAMDAAVSAVQRMTTLSAQLGAARIEIVATSAVRDAENAEDFTSRVTASTGHPVRVLSGEEEALLCFRSALAHFELGAGRTVIMDIGGGSLELVLAKDGLIERVASLPFGAVRLTERFLTPTVRPRRVRALRAHVRDGIKRALPVKDWRGAQVIGSGGTFTNLAGMVLARQRVSVRSPHGTRVTRVELEHVLDWLQRLNSEERQRVAGLNPARSDIIVAGLAVAAEVLARFDPRDMLTSGYGIREGLLLEAARVTPVVADPGTARERSVREFAERCHYEEPHARQVQRLAMQLFDALAGRLDLTVDDRRMLADAALLHDVGYHINYEKHHKHSFHLISHAELLGMTPSEQIAIAHIARYHRGAPPRLKHRGFGQLERALRERIVRLSALLRFADGLDRGHVGAVGSLSIRWTAEALRVTAHEADGATNVRLECWGASRKRQLLEDVLGRRVAVYTSDGMEIDASDDGEGE is encoded by the coding sequence ATGACCGGCGCACCACTTTCCACTGGTGACATCCGCATCGCCGCCATCGACATCGGGTCGAATTCGGTGCGACAGATCATCGCCGACGTGTCGCCGGTCGGACAGATCCGCGTCATCGACGAAATGAAGGCCATGCCGCGCCTCGGCGAAGGCATCGAAGCCACGAGGCGGCTCTCCCCCGAGGCGATGGACGCCGCCGTGTCGGCGGTCCAGCGCATGACCACGCTGTCCGCGCAGCTCGGCGCGGCCCGTATCGAGATCGTCGCCACCAGCGCCGTGCGTGATGCAGAGAACGCCGAGGACTTCACCTCCCGGGTGACCGCATCCACGGGACATCCCGTGCGCGTGCTGAGCGGCGAGGAGGAAGCCCTGCTCTGCTTCCGCAGTGCGCTCGCCCACTTCGAGCTGGGCGCCGGCCGCACCGTCATCATGGACATCGGCGGCGGCTCACTGGAACTGGTGCTGGCCAAGGACGGACTCATCGAACGTGTCGCGTCGCTGCCTTTTGGAGCCGTGCGTCTCACCGAACGGTTTCTCACCCCGACGGTGCGGCCCCGGCGCGTCCGTGCGCTGCGGGCCCACGTGCGGGACGGCATCAAGAGAGCCCTGCCCGTGAAGGACTGGCGCGGCGCGCAGGTGATCGGCTCCGGCGGCACGTTCACGAATCTCGCCGGCATGGTGCTCGCCCGTCAGCGGGTGTCGGTGCGTTCTCCCCATGGGACACGCGTCACGCGCGTGGAGCTGGAACATGTGCTCGACTGGCTGCAGCGTCTGAACAGTGAAGAGCGCCAACGGGTGGCGGGACTCAATCCCGCGCGCTCGGACATCATCGTGGCCGGTCTCGCCGTGGCCGCCGAGGTGCTCGCCCGTTTCGACCCCCGTGACATGCTGACGTCCGGGTACGGTATCCGTGAAGGACTGCTGCTCGAGGCCGCGCGCGTCACCCCGGTGGTGGCGGATCCCGGCACGGCCCGCGAACGCTCGGTGCGCGAATTCGCCGAACGCTGCCACTATGAGGAGCCGCATGCCCGTCAGGTCCAGCGTCTGGCCATGCAGCTCTTCGATGCACTGGCGGGGCGGCTCGATCTGACCGTCGACGACCGTCGCATGCTGGCCGATGCCGCTCTGCTGCACGATGTGGGTTACCACATCAACTACGAAAAGCACCACAAACATTCGTTCCATCTCATCTCCCACGCCGAATTGCTGGGGATGACGCCCTCGGAACAGATCGCCATCGCGCATATCGCCCGCTACCATCGCGGAGCGCCTCCGCGCCTCAAACATCGCGGCTTCGGCCAGCTCGAGCGCGCGCTGCGCGAGCGCATCGTCAGGCTCTCCGCACTGCTGCGGTTTGCCGACGGTCTCGATCGGGGGCACGTGGGTGCCGTGGGATCACTGTCCATCCGATGGACTGCCGAAGCCCTGCGGGTGACGGCTCACGAAGCCGATGGCGCCACCAACGTCCGGCTCGAGTGCTGGGGCGCCAGCCGCAAGCGACAACTGCTCGAGGACGTGCTCGGCCGCCGGGTCGCGGTCTACACATCGGACGGGATGGAGATCGACGCCAGCGACGACGGCGAGGGCGAATAG
- the ppk1 gene encoding polyphosphate kinase 1, producing MASATSLALPYLNRELSWLEFNARVLEEALDERVPLLERLKFLAIFSTNLDEFYMVRLAGLRRKVTLGAAQYAPDPLSPVEQLEAIRERVNELLVRRRHALRRDLLPALAQHGIEIVSMDALDDAERARLAAFFESQVFPVLTPLAVDPGHPFPYISNLSLSLAVEIRDPETGKEHFARVKVPRLLTRWVSTGHALRFVALEDVIGANLGSLFPGMEVLRWYTFRITRYSDLDLGQMDQPEDLLETIEQQVFQRKFGEVVRLEVQRDMPESIRQLLMEELSETEAQYVAPVGPRDVHDRDELLELGDLMQLASLDIPELRDPPHTPVVPPAFRDGRNIFDVIRERDVLVHHPYESFSASVEAFLEAAANDPQVLAIKVTLYRTSGDTAIERALTEAAEAGKQVAVLIELQARFDEANNITFARTMENYGIHVAYGLPGLKTHAKTVLVVRRDFDGIRRYVHLGTGNYNSKTARLYTDVGLFTCNPLIGADLSDLFNSLTGVSRQKQYRRLVIAPGNLRARTLELIDREAEHARAGRGGRIIAKMNALVDPEIIAALYRASQAGVDVDLIVRGICCLVPGLPGVSDRIRVISIIGRFLEHSRIAHFANGGAPEYYIGSADWMPRNFDRRVEAMTPIEDPALHRGIQLVLETCLADNRQAWELGSDGTYRRRTPGAQPERATQALLSKNPWGTTAAARALRKRARESS from the coding sequence ATGGCTTCTGCGACATCGCTGGCACTGCCGTATTTGAACCGCGAACTCTCGTGGCTCGAATTCAACGCGCGCGTCCTCGAGGAAGCGCTCGACGAACGCGTGCCGTTGCTGGAACGACTCAAGTTTCTCGCGATCTTCAGCACGAATCTCGACGAGTTCTACATGGTCCGGCTGGCCGGCCTCCGTCGGAAGGTCACGCTGGGGGCCGCGCAGTACGCGCCCGATCCGCTTTCGCCGGTGGAACAGCTCGAGGCCATCCGTGAACGCGTGAACGAGCTGCTGGTGCGCCGGCGCCATGCGCTCAGGCGGGACCTGTTGCCCGCGCTGGCGCAGCATGGCATCGAGATCGTGTCGATGGATGCGCTCGACGATGCGGAACGCGCCCGACTGGCCGCGTTCTTCGAATCGCAGGTGTTCCCCGTGCTGACGCCACTGGCGGTCGACCCGGGGCACCCGTTCCCCTACATCTCCAACCTCTCGCTGTCTCTCGCGGTGGAAATCCGCGATCCGGAGACGGGGAAGGAGCATTTCGCGCGCGTGAAGGTGCCACGATTGCTCACCCGCTGGGTGAGCACGGGCCACGCGCTGCGGTTCGTGGCGCTGGAAGACGTCATCGGGGCGAATCTGGGATCGCTGTTTCCCGGCATGGAGGTGTTGCGCTGGTACACCTTCCGCATCACGCGGTATTCGGATCTCGATCTCGGACAGATGGATCAGCCCGAGGATCTGCTCGAGACCATCGAGCAGCAGGTGTTTCAGCGGAAGTTCGGTGAAGTGGTGCGCCTCGAAGTGCAGCGGGACATGCCGGAGAGCATCCGCCAGCTGCTCATGGAGGAGCTGAGCGAGACGGAAGCGCAGTACGTGGCGCCGGTGGGTCCGCGCGATGTGCACGATCGGGACGAGCTGCTGGAACTCGGCGATCTGATGCAACTGGCTTCACTCGACATCCCCGAGTTGCGCGATCCGCCGCATACGCCGGTCGTGCCGCCCGCGTTCCGGGATGGCCGCAACATCTTCGACGTGATCCGCGAGCGGGACGTGCTGGTGCATCATCCGTACGAATCGTTCAGTGCTTCCGTGGAGGCGTTTCTCGAAGCGGCCGCGAACGATCCGCAGGTGCTGGCCATCAAGGTCACGCTGTATCGCACCTCGGGCGACACCGCGATCGAACGGGCGCTGACCGAGGCGGCCGAGGCGGGCAAGCAGGTGGCGGTGCTGATCGAACTCCAGGCGCGCTTCGACGAAGCCAACAACATCACCTTCGCGCGCACGATGGAGAATTACGGAATCCATGTGGCGTATGGATTGCCCGGGCTCAAGACGCACGCGAAGACGGTGCTGGTGGTGCGCCGCGACTTCGACGGCATCCGTCGGTACGTGCATCTCGGCACGGGCAACTACAACTCGAAGACGGCCCGCCTCTACACCGATGTGGGGCTGTTCACCTGCAATCCGCTCATCGGCGCCGATCTTTCCGATCTGTTCAATTCGCTGACCGGCGTCTCGCGGCAGAAGCAGTATCGCCGGCTCGTCATCGCGCCGGGCAATCTGCGGGCCCGTACGCTGGAGCTGATCGACCGCGAGGCGGAGCATGCCCGCGCCGGTCGGGGCGGGCGCATCATCGCCAAGATGAACGCGCTGGTGGATCCGGAGATCATCGCCGCCCTGTACCGTGCGTCGCAGGCGGGTGTGGATGTCGATCTGATCGTGCGCGGGATCTGCTGTCTCGTGCCGGGATTGCCGGGCGTGAGCGATCGCATTCGCGTGATCAGCATCATCGGGCGTTTCCTGGAGCATTCGCGCATCGCGCATTTCGCCAACGGCGGCGCTCCCGAGTACTACATCGGATCCGCCGACTGGATGCCACGCAACTTCGATCGTCGGGTGGAGGCGATGACACCCATCGAGGATCCGGCATTGCATCGGGGGATCCAGCTGGTGCTGGAAACCTGCCTCGCCGACAACCGTCAGGCGTGGGAGCTGGGCTCCGACGGAACGTACCGCCGTCGTACGCCCGGAGCGCAACCCGAACGGGCGACCCAGGCGTTGCTGAGCAAGAATCCGTGGGGCACGACGGCGGCAGCCCGCGCGCTCCGCAAACGCGCGCGCGAGTCGTCCTGA
- a CDS encoding inorganic phosphate transporter — translation MVTFVVLIVAIALAFDFINGFHDSANSIATIVGTRVLSPLAAVIWAAVFNFSALFFVGTAVAKSVAAGFIDLNVVDANVILGGLLGAITWNLITWWFGIPSSSSHALIGGYAGAAVAKAGFAALLWGKKWIETLSAIALSPILGALMGFLLMVLVFNLFRRVANARAEKAFRVLQLTSSALLSLAHGGNDAQKTMGIIVGLLVATQSAFANETGLLAHLHVTTLDHIPIWVELSAYTMISLGTLFGGWRIVHTMGTRITKLRPVGGFCAETGGALVILAASKLGIPVSTTHTITGAIVGVGATNRLSAVRWGLAGRIVWAWVITIPASAVMAALAYRLLAAFIPL, via the coding sequence GTGGTCACTTTCGTCGTTCTCATCGTCGCCATCGCGCTGGCGTTCGATTTCATCAATGGATTCCACGACTCCGCCAACTCGATCGCCACGATCGTCGGTACGCGGGTCCTGAGTCCTCTGGCCGCCGTGATCTGGGCGGCCGTGTTCAACTTCTCGGCGTTGTTCTTCGTGGGCACCGCCGTGGCCAAGTCGGTGGCGGCCGGTTTCATCGACCTCAACGTGGTCGACGCCAACGTCATCCTGGGCGGATTGCTGGGCGCCATCACGTGGAATCTGATCACCTGGTGGTTCGGTATTCCGTCGAGTTCTTCCCATGCGCTGATCGGGGGGTATGCCGGCGCGGCCGTGGCCAAGGCGGGCTTCGCGGCGCTGCTGTGGGGCAAGAAGTGGATCGAGACGCTGTCGGCGATCGCGCTGTCGCCGATACTGGGGGCGCTCATGGGCTTTCTGCTCATGGTGCTCGTCTTCAATCTCTTCCGGCGGGTGGCGAACGCGCGCGCGGAGAAGGCATTCCGCGTCTTGCAGTTGACCAGTTCCGCACTGCTCTCGCTCGCCCATGGCGGCAATGACGCGCAGAAGACGATGGGGATCATCGTCGGTCTGCTCGTGGCCACGCAGTCGGCCTTCGCCAACGAAACCGGTCTGCTGGCGCATCTGCATGTCACGACACTGGATCACATCCCCATCTGGGTGGAGCTCAGTGCGTACACCATGATCTCCCTGGGAACGCTTTTTGGTGGCTGGCGTATCGTGCATACGATGGGCACGCGCATCACGAAACTGCGTCCGGTGGGTGGATTCTGCGCCGAAACCGGCGGCGCGCTGGTCATTCTGGCGGCGTCGAAGCTGGGTATTCCGGTGAGCACGACGCACACCATCACCGGCGCGATCGTCGGCGTCGGTGCCACCAACCGGCTGTCGGCCGTTCGCTGGGGGTTGGCCGGTCGGATCGTGTGGGCGTGGGTCATCACGATCCCGGCGAGTGCGGTGATGGCCGCGCTGGCGTATCGACTGCTCGCCGCTTTCATTCCGCTCTGA
- a CDS encoding DUF47 family protein produces the protein MKLFSRDETFFDHFRQLAVHIGQAAALLRTLFENPANSAQLTPQIKKVETDGDAIVQLINQRIDTSFVTPLDREDIHLLAKRLDNVIDLINGASRRVAMFRVTAPRDGGVQMADVLVRASKEILAAVGDVTKRQRMMEHGRAIKQLEEEGDALYAQAVGTLFDREEPAIEVLKWKEIFDALEEAIDECEDVSNVLESIALKNS, from the coding sequence GTGAAGCTCTTCTCCAGGGACGAAACTTTCTTCGATCATTTCCGCCAGTTGGCGGTGCATATCGGACAGGCGGCCGCGTTGTTGCGCACCCTGTTCGAGAACCCCGCCAACTCGGCGCAGCTCACGCCCCAGATCAAGAAGGTGGAAACCGATGGCGATGCCATCGTGCAGCTCATCAACCAGCGCATCGACACGAGCTTCGTCACGCCGCTCGATCGCGAGGACATCCATCTCCTCGCCAAGCGTCTCGACAATGTCATCGATCTGATCAATGGGGCCTCCCGGCGGGTGGCGATGTTCCGCGTGACGGCTCCGCGTGACGGCGGGGTGCAGATGGCCGATGTGCTGGTGCGTGCCAGCAAGGAGATCCTGGCGGCGGTGGGCGATGTCACCAAGCGCCAGCGCATGATGGAGCATGGCCGCGCCATCAAACAGCTCGAGGAAGAAGGCGATGCGCTGTACGCGCAGGCGGTGGGAACGCTCTTCGATCGCGAGGAACCGGCCATCGAGGTGCTGAAATGGAAGGAGATCTTCGACGCACTCGAGGAGGCGATCGACGAGTGTGAGGACGTGTCGAACGTCCTCGAGAGTATCGCGCTCAAGAACAGCTGA